actaggtcaagtggggtatcgttggaaagagctcaaattgaacgtaaataagctattttttataatttttttgttgtggaaaaaaaagaattttgaaggaaaatgtaaaaaaaaataccgtccccccccccttatctccgaagtttaccaacgaaaaattatgaaaattttagtaaacattggttttatgctatatattacaggaaaaatataatcgtgtttgtattttgaaaacttttttttaattcacaaaaaacttttcagatttttactttcaatttacccacccttgcggatgtatattgtacttcaaattaatacgagatgttacgtaaaccatcttctgtccaataaagtaaaaactgtttaaatcggttaacattataaagaattatccctgaaaaaccaggtcgcgcaaattagttagcaaattgaccgggagatggcgctatacactataatactcattagtgcctatacttttgtcttctagtcattagagttatatgaaaatatgagattatttttactaggtagtttgaaagaaagtttgtacgaaccctcggtgggcgagtccgactcgcacttggccggtttttttttatatattcaaccttgaAGCAGAACGGATTTACCCAAGTtagaagttaagcgacacaatttttaaaaatgtttgttttacagggtgtccactactaaatccaaaaaaaattccctgacttttccctgactttccatgaccatttaagaaaatttccctgacctTTTCATTCTACATATGATGATATTTTTACCACGGTtgcaaaaaaacagttttttttgttttaaaaaaaaccgaaaaatagcattttttttacgGTTCCgttcctcaaaaaggaaaaacggaacccttataggatcactcgtgtccgtctgtccgtctgttacaGCTAATTATTTTCTGggatatgtttattttttaaagtaagaaatataaaaatgtgcaaggcagttcatacttttatatttaattattttcctttatgttaactattaaacttggctataccagtgccggcccgtgcactctcaATTAGGGACATCAGGGTaaagcgagtttgagtttcggcgcccttggttattgcatgtaaaaaaaatcgcgagcacagcgagcgcgaaaatttttcCCCTTTTATACGTTCCgtagtagttattatgtacataacttagcaaacaaaatggagcacCTAGTCTATCGGAGCATGCAGAGTCGGGAAAGTagacttgaaatgaaaacgagatttcGAGCATATAGTGAGCGCGAAGTATTGactaaattacaaaaatatgtaGAAATAtgaaacgcgagcgaagcgagcgcgaaattttttctctgttgtcagcatcgggatgcccatttaggtgttttgccactacatgcctttaggtttccaagtgcttcatcgtcacgcttattatcctcctatgctcctttgactaatacaaaattgcgcctctatgtgacgttttgggccattggctttatgaagaactccgctttggattgttGGATCGGATAGATGCTTAGAatttggacagcgacgtaacgtaactttgtctttgtcgtttTCACGTCGCCCTAGCAAAAGCACCTACCTTATGAATGTTATACATGgtgacattgtggtgcaacttttcagttaatctcatcatcatcatcatcatcatttcagtaaatcacaataactgaatttataCCCGATCCCCCtcgccattttggaatatgAGGGTGGGGCAcgcaaagtaaaaaaaatctggatttttccgcatttacgattttgggccggataaattaaggtcaagcatgaagatatccctcattagcaatcactaggatggaggccaggtactatatttgtcataaaaagtctaaagagacaattctaagttgccttaaaatcgtgtgatactatacagcacgaccacggatgattttattaattctgatgcggtacaaattcacgaaaaaaaatgtacttttttgtactgacgtttaaaaaaaatgtacccttatgattttggagtttcgacatagggcccggggtcgtgctaggtaggtactccctggcacgaccacactatatttaatgagattttaaatttctgttgcagtacaaattcacgaaaaaaaatgtacttttttgtacttaccttttaaaaaaaaataccctcatggtttcggagttttgacatggggtgtggtcgtgctagataggtggtacttcctggcacgaccacactatatttatgtttaatttgatggtcaaatgaatactaaacaagtgttttgaaattgtactatgtaaattacttcaaaaacttagtgcggtcgtgccagggagtacctatcgagcacgaccacaacccatgtcgaaactccgaaaccatgagggtactttttataaaaaggtaagtacagaaaagtacattttttttcgtgaatttgtaccactacagaaattaaaaaaatcatttaatatagtgtggtcgtgccaggaagtaccacctatctagcacgaccacaccccatgtcaaaactctgaaaccatgagggtatttttttttaaaaggtaagtacaaaaaagtacattttttttcgtgaatttgtactgcaacagaaatttaaaatctcattaaatatagtgtggtcgtgccagggagtacctacctagcacgaccacgggccctatgtcgaaactccaaaatcataagggtacattttttttaaacgtcagtacaaaaaagtacattttttttcgtgaatttgtaccgcatcagaattaataaaatcatccgtggtcgtgctgtatagtatcacacttaaaatcactaccgggaatccatctttgctgtcatggatgtggccaactcaggaaatattattatttttcaatactttttcatttttttttcttggtgccaaatttttccctgacctccaaatcatttccctgactttccctgactttccatgaccactatgagctttcctgacttttccctgactttccctgactttccagaaagtggacaccctggtTTTATAATAAATTCTAAATACCTGTCAAAAAAATTTGGCAACATGCCTATTCTAATGTTCTTCGAACTGGCAACTTCAGTTGATTCGTCTTCTGTCGCTTTTTGTAGATGTTTCTACTAGGAAGAATCACTTTTAAAAGTGGCACTGGCAATATCCTACATCTAAATTTCAGTCATTGAcgtaaaacaataaattaacgcatttaataaaaaatacttaatcaCTAGAATCGTACAATAAGCTTCATAACCGCTTGGCGTCAATGAAGTTGGGCTAACATGCATACCTCACATCACAACCGAAGACGAATCGTTTGAAGATGACGCAGCCTTAAATAAAACTGATCACATATAGAAATATGATAACTAGCGGAATTCCGTTGTAAGTTTCTAGAAAAATATTCCTTTCTTATTTCGCTACACAAGTATAGGTCAATTAGACAATGAATTACCTACTTTTGTTCTATAAAAACTAAACACTATGGACGagtaaaaaaaattgcactGGACAACGTAGTTACCGTTCATAAAATTTACAAAGGCTAGTGGTTAGTTTGATATCCTTATTTTATAACTAAGTTATATCGCGGAACGCGGAAGTCAGTCCACAAAAAACAACAGGACTACGCAAAACAAATAATCAGATTACTCACTCTAGTGAATAAAACAGGTCAGCTAATGAAAAGTTATGTTGACGCCTTGTCAGTGTTTAGGATAAACCTAGGTCAAGAAACTTCTATCAGGCGACAACAATGTGGCGTTAGTTTTACTGAGCATTCTCCATAAACCGACAACTATTGCCTATTTTACGTGAAAGTATGCGGAGTTTTAGATTAGTATACATTAGTATGTCTACCAGATAAGTGCAAGTGCTTGTTTCTACACACCTATGTCCAATTTTGCAAAGGAGTTAAGGGTTTGGTGATTCGATTACCTACACTTAATTTTGATGCTTAAATTCGTTCATTATAAAAATTTGCGAGTCAACCTCGGTGGTTGGTGACAgccaaagtaatttaataatatgtatattaagaCATTTATTGACATAGAAATTTAGGATACCTTCGATCTTAGGCTGTCGTCGACTATTCGATAAATATACAATGCTTCTTTAGCAGGATTCCCAACCTGCGAGGTGGGTTGCGCCCGAAAACAGATATAGTGGATTTATGTTAATTTCATTGTTAAAAACGATTTGTCTTCTTACTACCATGTACTTCGAGAGGCTCTaatttttttagggtttttgTAATAGATAAGTAATAAGTTTATCAAATCAGTTAAGGCTCATGTCTTTTAAAAAAGAATATTGGCCATAATTTATCCTGTTattttaacaataaaattaagggaTATACATAGAAGTATTGCTGCTACCAGGCAAGGCTCGACGTAAAAGATTGGGAGACCCTGTTCTATAGCCCTGACAACGCTGCTAAAGACGCCATTTTGAATACAGATGCGAGGCAAGATGGCCGCACTAAATACAATATCGGTTGATACGTCAACCACGTACTGGCAGCTATTTATTACAATATATTTTCTATGTGCAAACTATGTCTCACCGTATCGACAGTATGTAATCGAAGCGGCTTAAACCTTATACAACCGGTTGTACTAGAAGGCATTGCAATTTACATATTCCctatatttgattttttttaattcatactttttgatacaaaactTGCTTTTACATACCGAAGCTACACGTTTGATCGTATTCTAGTTTCAATAAAAATCCAGTATTTTGAAATTACAATTAGTACTCAACTCAAATCATCCACACAAGCATAAAGTTTGTCAAATCTATCTATcccgttattattttatttattcagtaAAGAAATTTATTGAGGAACATTTAACATTACTATGGCACCTAATCATATAAGGACCTCTGGCGGCTTAGCACAACGCGAGTCCATTCATCAAACGtcacttcaagtatggactagCGGGCTAGatcgcaagttgtgctagaccgcctgACGTTTTTTCTTCGCGAACACTTATCAAACTGTACAATGATAGATTGAGTAATATTAAACCAGGCCTTTAAAATCTTTAGACATGACAAACTTCACACATCGCAAGTAATCGCATAAGCATTCTGTTACAGTAATACACGTATCACATGACATGTACACGTCAATTAATAAACAAGTTTACACGTCCGGCGAAAACATTtcagtaaaaaaacaatataattattgaaCAAAGTAGCTAAAGCAAACGAAGATCAATAGCATATCTAAAACAATACGGGCAAACCGCTCAAAAGCTCGAAACCAACATCGTCTTTTGTGCAGTTTTGTTACTAAAGAAAACAATCGtctaaataaaatacctaacatataattaaactaaatatcGGCAAAGTGAATGACGTCAGTCGCCGGCTACTGGCTCATCCAGTTTGGTCAAATCGGGGACTGACATCAATGACATCATAATTCCGACAAGAAATATAGTACAAATCCGAACAGGaataattaatttcaaaatgcaaagttatacaaaatattattacaattttgAAGTTAAATTTTTCCCATTTggtttaattgtaattttaacaaCGAAGCCGAGCAGTGCCGGCACCGGTCGTTAGAGTTGGTAAGAACTCGAGTATTTTGAGCCTTTGTTGAAATcgacacaattttaagacaCTTCAAAgactcaaatatttttattagcgtGGGAGTAGAGTCATTTTTCAGTCTTTTTGAGTATGATTCAAAAGAATTCGAGTCCTAATAGTCTTGTTAATTATACAAGTTTagaacaaaaaaacataaaaaagtcACATTGAATGTAAACCATAATTATAAGTAAGTTGAAGATATTCCGCCAAAATGTCAAGTTCACGACTTGTCCTAACTGAGTCGAGTGTGATGACTCGAGGTGTTGCCAAACACTACCGGTGAGTCGATCAGCCGGGGTCTTGCGGTGCTCATCGCTGCGAGCTGCGCCGCACGCCGCGACGCACGCGGCGCACGCCGGCGGGCGCGCTGCCCATGCTGAACTGCACCTGCGTCTGTCCGCCCGCGGCGCCGAAGTTGTACACGCCCGTCTGCGGCTGCTGGGCCTGCTGCTGCGGCTGCAAACGACATTAGAGTTAACCCCTCACCTACAGCCGTCCATGTCATACGGTATTGTAGTAAATATTGTAGTGTCGGATTCTAGAAAAAcatctttatttctttctacaaagttaaaaatgtaataagggacatattaatgaaaaaatctGAACAGGAACCGTACCTGTTGTCCAAACATGAAAGAGGAAGATTGTGGCGTGCCGAAGTTGAAGGAAGGCGCCGGGGCGGGCACCGACGGCGCCTCGAAGGTGGGTATGGAGGGGTTCGGTGTTCCGAACGTTGGCGTGGCGCCCACGTTCGGCCGCCCGAACATGCCGAGCGAGGGCGGCTGAGCGGGCTGCGACGGCGACCCGAACATCCCCGTCGAATTCTGGTTCGGCGTAGAGAATATGGACGGCTGGCTGTTCTGACTAGGCATTCCAAAGATATTAGGCGTAGACTGGACATTAGATCCAAAAGCGGGCGTCGCTGCGGTTTGAGACGCGccgaaggctggcgccgccgccggCTGAGCGGCCGCCCCGAACGCTGGCGGCGACGTTGCCAGGTTGCTTCCGAACGCCGGCGTCGATGTCTGCGTGTTGTTCGTGCCAAATGCCGGCGCTGGCGTCCCGCTGAACGGCGTCGACGATCCGAACGAAAAAGGTTTAGGCGCGCTATTCGTGGTCGCGTTCGCATTGAACGGATTCGCCGCGCTATTATTTGGCGGAGTCCACGAGTTTTCCTTCGGGATTGCCGACCCGAAAATGCTGGGGGCAGGCGCAGATAGCCCGTTTCCGGGCGACAAGCCCACTGCTAGAGGATTAACCGATAAACCGTTGCCCCCTAATGCATTGCTGGCCAAATTGTTAGTTGCCGAGAGCCCGTTGCCTCCGGCCAAAGGATTGGGCGCTAAAGGATTTTCCGTCGAAGAGCCTCCGAGTGAAAATTTGGTGCTGTCCTTCGCCGCAAAAGTTGGCGGTTTGAACACGTCAGATTTATTACTACTACCAAATGTGAAGTTAAAGCTAGGTTTCTCAGCCGATTGCGCTTGAGAGCTACCAAAGCTGAACATGGGCGCtgcggcgggcgcgggcgcgggcgcagTCGCGGCTGTCGCGGCCGACGCGGCGACGGACGCCGCGGACGAGTCGCTCTTTGGGAACAAAGAGGTCGGGGCCGTCGTCGACGGTTCACTCTTTTGGAAAATTGTATTTAAAGATTTTTCGTCAGTCTTCTGGAACATAGATAAAGCGGAGGTGGCCGTGGCTGTGGTCGTTGGTGCGAAAGATATGGTGGTCGCGGGCGCGGAGGTAGCAGCGACGCCAAAGAGACCGGTCTTCTCGCCTAGTCTGGTCGTCGGAGCCGAAAAAGTCAGGATAGGAGCAGGCGTACTCGTGGTAGCCAAACTGAGTGATGCGCTCGGGGCGTCCTTCTTTACAGTAAACGCTGTACTGAGTAGCTGATTCGCCGTAGACTTGTCTGCCAATGGGGCAGCTCCAAACATCATAACGGGTGGCTTAGCTGGCTCATTTGCCTGTTTCGCTTCCTCGGGTTTATCATTAACGACAGGTTTCTGCGTTTCTTCAGGTTTATCTTTCTTTTCAGGTTCCTTAGAAGCTTCAGTCTGTTTATTGGAGAACCCGAACATAGGCGCGGGCGTGCTGGTTGGCGGTAATGAATTCTGTTTAGGAATGCCAAAGGTGAAGGTGGCTTTAGGAGTCTCGGCTGTCTTTTCCGCCTTTGGAGTGTCAGGCTGATCCTCGGATTTCTTGGCCGGAATACCAAAAGAGAACGTTGGTGGCGCTTTCGCTAGCACGTTATTATTGGTTTCTGATTCTTCTACTTTATCTGTTTCTACAGGTTTTTCCGAGATCTTAGCCAAGTTAGCTTCCTGAACTTTTGGATCAATGCCAAATTTGAAAGTAGTGTTTACGGTTCCGAAGTTGAATTGCTTCTTCTCCGGCTGCTTGGGAGCTCCGGCCCGCTCCGCCTCGCAGCAGACACATTTGGTTTTATCACTGTCGTTCCTAACCAAGCAGTGTTCACACTCCCACTTGTTGGCCTGCGATTTTAGCACAATCTTGAATGAATTGTCAGGTTTGCTTTCTGCACATTTTCTGCAAGTTCCGTCGCTATTTTTGGTAGAGAAACATTTGGAACACATGCCCCCGGATTTCTCCACAACGGGCACGGTTTGCGTGGCCTGTTTCTTGGGGTTGGCCGCGCCGCAGCAGGCGCACTTGGCGGAAGCGTCGTCGTTGCTGGCCCAGCAGTCCTTGCAGGACCACTTGGCGGCGGTGTCCGCCTTGAGAGGCTTGGCGATGTTGTTGACCTGGACTTTCGCACAGTTGACGCACTTGTCGGAGTCTGGTTGGCTGTTGGCGAGTTTGCAGAGGGAGCACTTGGCGGGCGCGGCGGGCGCGGCCGCGGCTTGGTGCTTGTGCCCGCAGCACACGCAGGCGGCCGCGTCCGATTTATTCTTCACCCAGCAGTCTGGGCAGTTCCAGTCGGCCGCCGCCTTCTCAGTTTTCTTTTCGCTCTCTTTTGGCGCACCTAAAATTATTGAAGGCTCAGAAGTCTTTTCGCTAACGAGAGGTTTGTCTATACTTCTTTCTGGGCTACCGAATGTGAATTTGGGAGGCGTTGAGGTCGGCTTGGGAGTTTCACTAGTTATTCTCACTGGATTAGCAAAATTGTAAATACTGTTGCTAGTAGTTGTTGCCGACTTACTTTTATCGGCAGCGGTGGTTTTAGGTGTGGACGTACTAATGGCGAATGGCGTCGTTAGAGTATGTTTACCTAACGAGCTCGGTTTAGAGGATACCGGgatgctgaaatttggtaaattgTTAGGATCAATTTGTAAAACTGCTTTTGGCAATTCCACGGGAGTGATAGTTTCGGTTTCTAAGGCGTTAGCTTCATTTCCATGAATCCTGGTCCGCTTCGTCTTCACTTTAGTAGTGAACTTACTGTTACCATCAACCTCTGACAGGTCTctgtaaacaaataaagtagtaaatacatattcacaataattaataaaaaagaacAGTTTAGGTTAGGAAGGACATCTAAAAATAGGGAGATACAATATATGagtattgatattgtttacactcgaaTAAATCTGTGTAAGGATTATTAGTATAATAACACCACATAATATCAGATATGAGTTAAGTTTAACATTTGTTACCTAACGTTTTTGGAAGTACTCGGGTAGGGCAAGTAGTCTGGCGAAGAGCTACTGTGCGAGGCGACGAGCTG
This genomic stretch from Leguminivora glycinivorella isolate SPB_JAAS2020 chromosome Z, LegGlyc_1.1, whole genome shotgun sequence harbors:
- the LOC125241163 gene encoding nuclear pore complex protein Nup153 isoform X1, whose protein sequence is MSSVFSKNKGKRSRTSSGESNNSFVKNVTSRVSGLLPATITKWFSSPRSSANGSAGGADATDSSTEDEGTESPVQPPNKRMRREERSFESADASCVTNNIETIESSTQYTVQSPPGRTTFRRETNFVSTPIRMDDTTATVDRTTVDRTTVDRTTVDRTTDRTDKDSTVTFTQNTTAASIGLSASRKRKSLFRDKTQELSDATQKAYAKTSSNTLRDPRQPTFKPTLLGSPFYAGKTTYGGAASSYINQPNISQRQNTTVKEAPSTSDNNMSTSARRILELLESYSSPLMDAKRIPHYTRPTRQEVLKRHSESSSLSLLSPYNKTNSYKTQELHVPSIASILRLKQRSRLNDSTNAARQLVASHSSSSPDYLPYPSTSKNVRDLSEVDGNSKFTTKVKTKRTRIHGNEANALETETITPVELPKAVLQIDPNNLPNFSIPVSSKPSSLGKHTLTTPFAISTSTPKTTAADKSKSATTTSNSIYNFANPVRITSETPKPTSTPPKFTFGSPERSIDKPLVSEKTSEPSIILGAPKESEKKTEKAAADWNCPDCWVKNKSDAAACVCCGHKHQAAAAPAAPAKCSLCKLANSQPDSDKCVNCAKVQVNNIAKPLKADTAAKWSCKDCWASNDDASAKCACCGAANPKKQATQTVPVVEKSGGMCSKCFSTKNSDGTCRKCAESKPDNSFKIVLKSQANKWECEHCLVRNDSDKTKCVCCEAERAGAPKQPEKKQFNFGTVNTTFKFGIDPKVQEANLAKISEKPVETDKVEESETNNNVLAKAPPTFSFGIPAKKSEDQPDTPKAEKTAETPKATFTFGIPKQNSLPPTSTPAPMFGFSNKQTEASKEPEKKDKPEETQKPVVNDKPEEAKQANEPAKPPVMMFGAAPLADKSTANQLLSTAFTVKKDAPSASLSLATTSTPAPILTFSAPTTRLGEKTGLFGVAATSAPATTISFAPTTTATATSALSMFQKTDEKSLNTIFQKSEPSTTAPTSLFPKSDSSAASVAASAATAATAPAPAPAAAPMFSFGSSQAQSAEKPSFNFTFGSSNKSDVFKPPTFAAKDSTKFSLGGSSTENPLAPNPLAGGNGLSATNNLASNALGGNGLSVNPLAVGLSPGNGLSAPAPSIFGSAIPKENSWTPPNNSAANPFNANATTNSAPKPFSFGSSTPFSGTPAPAFGTNNTQTSTPAFGSNLATSPPAFGAAAQPAAAPAFGASQTAATPAFGSNVQSTPNIFGMPSQNSQPSIFSTPNQNSTGMFGSPSQPAQPPSLGMFGRPNVGATPTFGTPNPSIPTFEAPSVPAPAPSFNFGTPQSSSFMFGQQPQQQAQQPQTGVYNFGAAGGQTQVQFSMGSAPAGVRRVRRGVRRSSQR
- the LOC125241163 gene encoding nuclear pore complex protein Nup153 isoform X2, with product MSSVFSKNKGKRSRTSSGESNNSFVKNVTSRVSGLLPATITKWFSSPRSSANGSAGGADATDSSTEDEGTESPVQPPNKRMRREERSFESADASCVTNNIETIESSTQYTVQSPPGRTTFRRETNFVSTPIRMDDTTATVDRTTVDRTTVDRTTVDRTTDRTDKDSTVTFTQNTTAASIGLSASRKRKSLFRDKTQELSDATQKAYAKTSSNTLRDPRQPTFKPTLLGSPFYAGKTTYGGAASSYINQPNISQRQNTTVKEAPSTSDNNMSTSARRILELLESYSSPLMDAKRIPHYTRPTRQEVLKRHSESSSLSLLSPYNKTNSYKTQELHVPSIASILRLKQRSRLNDSTNAARQLVASHSSSSPDYLPYPSTSKNVRDLSEVDGNSKFTTKVKTKRTRIHGNEANALETETITPVELPKAVLQIDPNNLPNFSIPVSSKPSSLGKHTLTTPFAISTSTPKTTAADKSAPKESEKKTEKAAADWNCPDCWVKNKSDAAACVCCGHKHQAAAAPAAPAKCSLCKLANSQPDSDKCVNCAKVQVNNIAKPLKADTAAKWSCKDCWASNDDASAKCACCGAANPKKQATQTVPVVEKSGGMCSKCFSTKNSDGTCRKCAESKPDNSFKIVLKSQANKWECEHCLVRNDSDKTKCVCCEAERAGAPKQPEKKQFNFGTVNTTFKFGIDPKVQEANLAKISEKPVETDKVEESETNNNVLAKAPPTFSFGIPAKKSEDQPDTPKAEKTAETPKATFTFGIPKQNSLPPTSTPAPMFGFSNKQTEASKEPEKKDKPEETQKPVVNDKPEEAKQANEPAKPPVMMFGAAPLADKSTANQLLSTAFTVKKDAPSASLSLATTSTPAPILTFSAPTTRLGEKTGLFGVAATSAPATTISFAPTTTATATSALSMFQKTDEKSLNTIFQKSEPSTTAPTSLFPKSDSSAASVAASAATAATAPAPAPAAAPMFSFGSSQAQSAEKPSFNFTFGSSNKSDVFKPPTFAAKDSTKFSLGGSSTENPLAPNPLAGGNGLSATNNLASNALGGNGLSVNPLAVGLSPGNGLSAPAPSIFGSAIPKENSWTPPNNSAANPFNANATTNSAPKPFSFGSSTPFSGTPAPAFGTNNTQTSTPAFGSNLATSPPAFGAAAQPAAAPAFGASQTAATPAFGSNVQSTPNIFGMPSQNSQPSIFSTPNQNSTGMFGSPSQPAQPPSLGMFGRPNVGATPTFGTPNPSIPTFEAPSVPAPAPSFNFGTPQSSSFMFGQQPQQQAQQPQTGVYNFGAAGGQTQVQFSMGSAPAGVRRVRRGVRRSSQR